A DNA window from Paralichthys olivaceus isolate ysfri-2021 chromosome 11, ASM2471397v2, whole genome shotgun sequence contains the following coding sequences:
- the LOC109644237 gene encoding zinc finger protein jing, translated as MSASWRDDDEEFKAGGAKGGLRAKPRFSFNEVKVLLEAVKRNRYIILRKFNQGVSAETKKQTWAEITNQINGLGENHREVRQIMKKWADLKCDGKRRIATLRGPNGSNLRKKNLGPVEKMVHKILMMSPSGDGDSDQEPDEDDELSKLYTKGLTPNSANYSYLGLTDSSHSLPGGASYDLSPLSSPEKELGGDPFHSSSDFDLELGDDGERTMDFDENDDSLFSSAPASLPPPPAASLDPLPDNALLRVKPVHTYSRNSQNHIQNHNYSRPMPGPSSSTASTSSGFPSVSDSNAKAAASTAAPPLSQSPTSSNVTASSLPAPPPTSSANDSTSDLASSSSSIPPPPPASSAASGASATAAPPSSVLPTSASNPSDPLPAGASSRRSQDNVGQMASQSLQQQRASRMLLTSMSQSLEMLAQSVQLLVESQQEFVQESLLLQRETVDVLRDFSNTALTMLRDKGSIGHQAQHHHPPTHF; from the exons ATGTCGGCCTCATGGCGTGATGACGATGAAGAGTTTAAGGCGGGAGGAGCAAAAGGAGGGTTGAGAGCCAAACCAAGGTTCTCCTTCAACGAGGTGAAAGTGCTGCTGGAGGCAGTGAAGAGGAACAGATACATCATCCTCA GGAAGTTTAACCAGGGCGTGTCAGCTGAGACCAAGAAACAGACGTGGGCTGAAATCACGAATCAGATCAACGGCCTGGGAGAGAATCACCGAgag GTGCGTCAGATCATGAAGAAATGGGCGGACCTCAAATGTGACGGGAAGAGACGTATCGCCACCCTCAGGGGCCCCAATGGCAGCAACCTGAGGAAGAAGAACCTGGGCCCCGTGGAGAAGATGGTCCATAAGATACTGATGATGAGTCCTAGTGGAg ACGGTGACAGTGACCAGGAACCTGACGAGGATGATGAATTGTCAAAGCTTTACACTAAAGGTCTGACGCCCAACTCTGCCAATTACTCCTACCTCGGTTTGACGGACAGCTCCCACTCGTTACCTGGAGGAGCCTCCTAcgacctctctcctctctcctcgccGGAGAAAGAACTGGGCG GAGATCCTTTTCATTCCTCCTCCGACTTCGACTTGGAGCTGGGAGACGATGGAG AACGAACCATGGACTTTGATGAAAATGACGACTCCCTGTTCTCCTCCGCTCCCGCCTCTCTCCCCCCGCCCCCCGCCGCCTCTCTGGACCCCCTGCCTGACAACGCCCTGCTGAGGGTCAAGCCCGTCCACACCTACTCCCGAAACAGCCAGAACCACATCCAGAACCACAACTACTCCAGACCGATGCCTGGACCCTCTTCTTCCacagcctccacctcctcggGTTTCCCTTCAGTGTCTGATTCAAACGCCAAAGCCGCCGCGTCCACTGCTGCGCCTCCTTTGTCCCAGTCCCCTACAAGCTCCAATGTGactgcctcctccctccctgcgcCCCCTCCTACTTCCTCCGCCAATGACTCTACCTCTGACCTtgcatcctcctcatcctccatcccaccacctcctcccgcTTCCTCGGCTGCCTCTGGTGCTTCTGCAACAGCTGCTCCCCCCTCGTCTGTCCTCCCCACCTCAGCATCGAACCCGTCCGACCCTCTGCCGGCTGGAGCGTCCTCTCGCAGGTCCCAGGACAACGTGGGCCAGATGGCCTCTCAgagcctgcagcagcagcgggccAGCAGGATGCTGCTGACCTCCATGTCTCAGTCTCTGGAGATGTTGGCTCAGTCCGtccagctgctggtggagagTCAGCAGGAGTTTGTGCAggagtctctgctgctgcagagagagacggTGGACGTCCTGAGGGATTTCTCCAACACTGCGTTGACGATGCTCAGGGACAAAGGCAGCATCGGACATCAGGCGCAGCatcatcacccccccactcaCTTCTGA